The genomic region TCAGAACGGGGATGGTTTGACGCACTAGACGACTGGCTCAAGCGAGATCGCTTCGTGTTCGTCGGCTGGAGTGGGATATTACTATTCCCCTGCGCTTATCTCGCATTAGGCGGG from Oculatellaceae cyanobacterium harbors:
- a CDS encoding photosystem II D2 protein (photosystem q(a) protein); the encoded protein is MTIAVGRVPSERGWFDALDDWLKRDRFVFVGWSGILLFPCAYLALGG